A window of Aquitalea denitrificans contains these coding sequences:
- a CDS encoding MFS transporter, whose protein sequence is MTVSIKRWEPENIIFWLTRGRRIANRNLLLSTLALHLNFNVWMMWSIVVSNLPAVGFAMTGQQQFLLVSIPPLVGAIMRLFYACIWSWVGGGTWLGISTLFLLIPALGVGWLVQDISAPFPLLLLVAACCGIGGAASSSHLSNTSFFFPKSAKGFAMGLNAGLGNLGVSVVQIVVPLAIAAPLFGSLAGEPQIWGRGAQVHPVWLQNAGYIWILPILLIATFCLLYAHDLPKMRLTLRDQWLMMKERHTWYICLLYLSSYGTFIGFSAAFPLLAHALFPLVDATPYLFMGPMICALARPIGGWCGDRIGGGITTLVCNLLMAIGTLGILASLPGDNDGGSFSLFLIAFQLIFFAAGVGNGSSYQLSPKVFLIEAGRQAKLSGESVADAYTRGGRRGVAAMSISSVSATLGGFFIPKAFGSALEWFSSFVPAFMLFLAFYLVSMAVAWWQYARPTASMRC, encoded by the coding sequence ATGACCGTCAGCATCAAGCGCTGGGAGCCGGAAAACATCATTTTCTGGCTGACCCGCGGACGCAGGATTGCCAACCGCAACCTGCTGCTTTCCACCCTGGCACTACATCTGAACTTCAATGTGTGGATGATGTGGAGCATTGTCGTCAGCAATCTGCCGGCCGTCGGCTTTGCCATGACCGGCCAGCAGCAGTTTTTGCTGGTGTCCATTCCACCGCTGGTGGGGGCCATCATGCGGCTGTTTTACGCCTGCATCTGGAGCTGGGTGGGCGGCGGCACCTGGCTGGGCATTTCCACCCTGTTCCTGCTGATTCCGGCGCTAGGCGTCGGCTGGCTGGTACAGGACATCAGCGCGCCTTTCCCCTTGCTGTTGCTGGTGGCCGCCTGCTGCGGTATTGGCGGCGCCGCGTCGTCGTCACACTTATCCAACACCAGCTTTTTCTTTCCCAAATCGGCCAAGGGCTTTGCCATGGGCCTGAATGCGGGCCTGGGCAATCTGGGAGTTTCGGTGGTGCAGATCGTGGTACCGCTGGCCATTGCCGCTCCGCTGTTTGGCAGCCTGGCCGGCGAGCCGCAAATCTGGGGGCGTGGTGCCCAGGTACATCCCGTCTGGCTGCAAAACGCTGGCTATATCTGGATTCTGCCCATTCTGCTGATTGCCACCTTCTGCCTGCTGTATGCGCACGACCTGCCCAAGATGCGTCTGACCCTGCGCGACCAGTGGCTGATGATGAAGGAACGGCACACCTGGTATATCTGCCTGCTCTACCTCAGCAGCTACGGCACCTTCATCGGCTTTTCCGCAGCATTTCCGCTGCTGGCCCATGCACTGTTTCCGCTGGTAGATGCCACACCTTATCTGTTCATGGGTCCGATGATCTGCGCCCTGGCCCGCCCGATTGGCGGCTGGTGTGGCGACCGCATTGGCGGCGGCATCACCACCCTGGTGTGCAATCTGCTGATGGCCATCGGCACACTGGGCATTCTGGCCAGCCTGCCCGGTGATAACGACGGCGGCAGCTTCAGTCTGTTCCTGATTGCCTTTCAGCTGATTTTCTTTGCAGCAGGCGTGGGCAATGGCTCGTCCTACCAGCTCTCCCCCAAGGTATTCCTGATCGAAGCCGGACGACAGGCCAAGCTCAGCGGCGAAAGCGTGGCCGATGCCTACACACGAGGCGGCCGCCGCGGCGTGGCCGCGATGAGCATCAGTTCGGTATCTGCCACCCTGGGCGGTTTTTTCATTCCCAAGGCATTTGGCAGCGCGCTGGAGTGGTTTTCCAGCTTTGTCCCGGCCTTCATGTTGTTTCTGGCTTTTTATCTGGTCTCCATGGCAGTAGCATGGTGGCAATATGCCCGTCCCACAGCCAGCATGCGCTGCTGA